ATCAAAATATAATTCCAATGCTTTGGCAACGATTCTGCTTTTTTTATCGTTCAATTCTGCGGCGATTTGAGAGAGTTCATTAGCAATCGATTCCGGTAATGTTAAGTTCATTCTGATATGTTTCTCGATCATTTCTACCTCCGTTTTGAAGATGCTATGCGTTTTAAAGTGTGTATAATGTCAAGTATTTTTCTGTGTAGTTATATCACAATCATTCCTGATTGTGCCGTAAAACAATTTGCTAAATTGTTAAATCTACTAAAAAAATGATCTCTGATTCGGAGAATCATAATTACAACGAAACAGAGTTTCGTGTTACGACAATTCAGCAAATTGTTTTTACGGTTTCACTTCCCTGAATGATGTTATTCTCGTAAATATATTTTCTCAAAGAATTCATCCATTTGGTTTTATTACCTTGAAAATTTCCGATTGTCAAATTTGTGTTCAAAATATTTGATGTAAAAAGTCGGGT
The sequence above is drawn from the Candidatus Cloacimonadota bacterium genome and encodes:
- a CDS encoding CopG family transcriptional regulator produces the protein MIEKHIRMNLTLPESIANELSQIAAELNDKKSRIVAKALELYFDELDGQIAEQRLKELESGKTELIDAEVVWKELGI